A single Deltaproteobacteria bacterium DNA region contains:
- a CDS encoding DUF86 domain-containing protein, giving the protein MSDLDVVLAKINVIKTCLSLIEKAKVKEADLEFRLSIYELNLQRAIQACIDLANIVLSKEGLGLPTTYRQSFQILEKHLILTPELTRKMASMVGFRNISVHDYEQINMAIVQNIVDHYLSDFETFYKVIYARVQNWPES; this is encoded by the coding sequence ATGTCTGATCTGGATGTGGTTCTAGCAAAAATTAATGTAATTAAAACTTGTCTAAGTCTTATAGAGAAAGCGAAGGTAAAGGAAGCTGACCTTGAATTTAGACTTTCCATATATGAACTTAATTTGCAAAGAGCCATTCAAGCATGTATTGACCTTGCCAACATCGTGCTTTCCAAAGAGGGATTGGGTTTGCCTACAACATACAGACAATCTTTTCAAATTCTTGAAAAGCATTTGATTCTCACTCCAGAATTAACTCGAAAAATGGCCTCCATGGTTGGATTTCGAAATATATCCGTTCATGATTACGAACAAATTAACATGGCCATTGTACAAAATATTGTTGATCATTATCTAAGTGATTTTGAAACCTTTTATAAAGTCATTTATGCTCGTGTCCAAAACTGGCCAGAGTCATGA
- a CDS encoding nucleotidyltransferase domain-containing protein, with amino-acid sequence MSSSVFPMDALKDFFKINFEKSILFAFLVGSSGTERFTENSDVDIAIYWEKEPSLNDLLGLQSHLEETLHREIDLINLNHVDYIFSRQVLETGRLIMNRAPGDFLRWQIKILSIYPDFKFSRRVIEKNILKRKKYV; translated from the coding sequence ATGAGTTCATCAGTATTTCCAATGGATGCATTAAAAGATTTTTTTAAAATTAACTTTGAAAAATCTATCTTGTTTGCTTTTTTAGTTGGCTCTTCGGGTACAGAACGTTTTACGGAAAATAGTGATGTGGATATCGCCATTTATTGGGAGAAAGAACCGTCTTTAAATGATCTACTCGGTCTTCAGTCTCATCTGGAAGAGACACTTCATCGTGAAATTGATTTAATTAATTTAAATCATGTCGATTATATTTTTTCACGTCAAGTCTTAGAAACGGGAAGGCTTATAATGAACCGTGCACCCGGTGATTTTCTTCGGTGGCAAATCAAAATCTTATCAATTTACCCCGATTTCAAATTTTCACGTCGAGTGATTGAAAAAAATATTCTAAAAAGGAAGAAATATGTCTGA
- a CDS encoding beta-propeller fold lactonase family protein codes for MCRCYLSILVLISQLVLSGCLFDSGSSSSSPSAEAPTPTPMPTPTPAPVVTKVFGYSGSQYSNLVYSFSIDKSTGSMAPTAGVSATAQSAPMLSAASFDKKFLMSANYSSHSVSTFSISATSGDLVSVGNTSLGSGTSPAWIASHPTLRVFYTANSGNSTISVVDVDSTGNATVRGSVAAGSGVTALAITPDGGVLYSVDQNMNQIGIYQVAGDGGLTSVGTATTPASSTPNHAVVSADGTRLYVANWGTANVSTYSISGITLNSLGEVSGGTGGIYTISLSPDGKFLYSAKPYGHNFSMHAIDPTTKIPGVAVESSLSGSVNFAFWNSFAFLVSWSNGVSGLPVAVRNYDALGVAASNLSVTTDSYRGLYQLVVVEVEQP; via the coding sequence ATGTGTCGGTGCTACCTTTCTATTTTAGTTCTTATCTCTCAGCTGGTACTTTCCGGATGCCTTTTTGACTCGGGCTCTAGTTCCTCGTCTCCAAGCGCTGAGGCTCCGACGCCTACACCCATGCCTACTCCTACTCCTGCGCCTGTAGTAACTAAAGTTTTTGGATATTCAGGCTCTCAGTACTCAAACCTCGTCTATAGCTTTTCGATCGACAAGTCGACAGGAAGCATGGCACCGACTGCTGGAGTATCTGCAACCGCGCAAAGTGCCCCTATGCTGAGTGCTGCAAGCTTTGACAAAAAGTTTCTTATGAGCGCGAACTACAGTTCGCACTCGGTATCAACTTTCTCGATTTCAGCGACAAGTGGTGACTTGGTTTCCGTTGGAAACACATCTTTGGGAAGTGGAACCAGTCCTGCTTGGATTGCCAGTCATCCAACGTTGCGGGTCTTCTATACTGCCAACTCAGGCAACTCAACAATATCGGTCGTGGATGTTGATTCCACTGGAAATGCAACGGTACGTGGCAGTGTGGCTGCTGGTTCAGGGGTGACTGCACTTGCCATCACTCCTGATGGTGGAGTTCTGTATTCCGTAGATCAAAACATGAACCAAATTGGAATCTATCAGGTGGCGGGTGACGGTGGTTTGACATCCGTTGGCACAGCGACAACTCCCGCATCTTCAACGCCAAACCATGCAGTGGTCTCTGCAGATGGGACACGACTTTATGTGGCAAACTGGGGAACCGCGAATGTTAGTACCTACTCAATTTCTGGCATAACTTTGAACTCTCTAGGGGAAGTCAGCGGTGGAACCGGCGGCATTTACACGATATCACTGTCACCCGATGGAAAATTCCTCTATTCCGCAAAGCCATATGGGCACAATTTTTCAATGCATGCCATTGATCCGACTACGAAGATTCCTGGTGTTGCTGTGGAATCGTCGCTATCGGGAAGTGTGAACTTTGCATTCTGGAATTCTTTCGCTTTTTTGGTATCGTGGTCGAACGGCGTATCTGGCTTGCCGGTGGCAGTTAGAAACTATGACGCTTTGGGCGTAGCAGCTTCGAATCTTTCGGTGACCACCGACTCCTATCGTGGCCTCTATCAGCTTGTTGTCGTTGAAGTAGAGCAGCCTTAA
- a CDS encoding DegT/DnrJ/EryC1/StrS family aminotransferase: MPFIDLKTQYHALKDSIDLRIKKVLESGAYINGPEVAELEKKLAAHSGVKHVIACASGTDALLIPLMALGIGQGDEVITTAFSFIATAETIVLAGATPVYCDIDPLTFNLDTTKIEKLITEKTKAIMPVSLYGQIADMDEINAIAKKHHLFVIEDLAQSYGAKYKGKRSGSLSTVGGTSFYPAKPLGCYGDGGAIFTDDDKLCKIMNEIKEHGSESRYYHTRLGINGRLDSIQCAILLSKMERYDWEVEQRQKIGAYFTEKLSQIKVPHFSVPYIKPDRDSVWAQYTLMVPDRPLFQKRMLELGVPTVVHYPRIMPDQPWYKEHTCKHTSQDPHQLLSQKEDWTHSRRAAEHVVSLPLYPDMDRATQDKIIDSVIKVMS, translated from the coding sequence ATCCCATTTATCGATTTAAAAACTCAGTATCACGCCCTCAAAGACTCCATTGATCTTCGGATCAAAAAAGTTCTTGAAAGTGGTGCTTACATCAACGGTCCCGAGGTTGCCGAGCTCGAGAAAAAGTTGGCAGCCCATTCCGGAGTCAAACACGTTATTGCCTGCGCTAGTGGAACAGATGCTCTACTTATTCCTCTGATGGCTCTAGGTATTGGCCAAGGAGACGAAGTGATTACCACCGCTTTTTCTTTTATTGCTACGGCTGAGACCATTGTTCTGGCTGGAGCAACACCCGTATACTGCGATATCGATCCTCTTACATTTAATTTGGATACCACAAAAATAGAAAAACTGATCACAGAAAAAACAAAAGCGATCATGCCGGTCTCTTTATACGGCCAGATCGCCGATATGGATGAAATCAATGCCATCGCCAAAAAACATCATCTTTTCGTTATTGAAGATCTTGCACAAAGTTATGGTGCTAAATACAAAGGCAAAAGAAGCGGCTCTCTTTCCACTGTTGGAGGAACGAGCTTCTATCCAGCCAAACCCTTGGGTTGCTATGGCGATGGTGGGGCTATTTTTACCGATGATGATAAATTATGTAAAATTATGAATGAAATTAAAGAACATGGTTCCGAGTCTAGATATTACCACACCCGTCTTGGTATCAACGGCCGCCTAGATTCGATTCAGTGTGCGATCTTGTTATCCAAGATGGAACGCTACGATTGGGAAGTGGAACAGCGACAAAAAATTGGAGCCTATTTTACAGAGAAATTAAGTCAAATCAAAGTTCCTCATTTTTCCGTTCCTTATATTAAACCCGATAGAGACTCGGTGTGGGCTCAGTACACTTTGATGGTTCCTGACCGCCCTCTCTTCCAAAAAAGAATGCTAGAATTGGGAGTTCCCACTGTTGTTCATTACCCTCGAATCATGCCTGACCAACCTTGGTACAAAGAACATACCTGCAAACACACCAGCCAGGATCCCCACCAACTTCTGAGCCAAAAAGAGGATTGGACCCACTCGCGAAGGGCAGCAGAACATGTGGTCAGTCTTCCCTTATACCCTGATATGGACAGAGCGACACAAGATAAAATTATTGATAGTGTCATTAAAGTTATGTCATAA
- the kdsA gene encoding 3-deoxy-8-phosphooctulonate synthase has product MDFQGKKYTWGLKNQFVLFAGPDIIEDEGLVLETGTEIKRVTEELGIPWILKCSYDKANRQSSKSFRGPGVDSALKSLEKIKGLLNAPLLTDVHETDQVETMAQITDVIQIPAFLSRQTDLLVAAAKTGKVLHIKKGQFLAPWDMKAIAQKAVQVGNDKILLCERGTTFGYNRLINDMTGLVEMRQLGFPVIMDVTHSTQLPGATGESSGGRSQMVAPLARAAMAVGVDGIFLETHPRPEEALCDGPTSLPLKDLRPFLKHLQLILKTHQEF; this is encoded by the coding sequence ATGGATTTCCAAGGAAAAAAATATACTTGGGGTCTTAAGAATCAATTTGTTTTATTTGCTGGCCCCGATATTATCGAGGATGAAGGCCTCGTCCTTGAAACGGGAACGGAAATTAAGCGCGTCACTGAGGAATTAGGAATCCCCTGGATTTTAAAATGCTCCTACGACAAAGCTAATAGGCAAAGCTCGAAAAGTTTTCGTGGCCCCGGAGTGGATTCGGCTCTGAAGTCCTTAGAAAAAATCAAGGGACTGCTCAATGCTCCACTTTTAACGGACGTTCATGAAACAGATCAAGTGGAGACCATGGCCCAAATTACCGATGTGATTCAAATTCCGGCCTTCTTATCACGACAAACTGATTTACTTGTAGCTGCGGCAAAAACAGGAAAAGTTTTGCATATTAAAAAGGGGCAGTTTTTGGCCCCTTGGGACATGAAGGCGATTGCTCAAAAGGCCGTTCAAGTTGGCAATGACAAAATTCTTTTATGCGAAAGAGGCACCACCTTTGGTTACAATCGCCTTATCAACGACATGACAGGACTTGTGGAAATGAGACAGCTTGGCTTCCCCGTCATTATGGATGTGACTCACTCAACGCAGTTACCAGGCGCTACGGGCGAGAGCAGCGGAGGCCGCAGTCAAATGGTGGCCCCCTTAGCTCGCGCAGCCATGGCTGTTGGCGTAGATGGAATATTTTTAGAAACCCACCCTCGACCTGAAGAGGCCCTTTGCGACGGCCCCACCTCCTTACCATTGAAGGACTTAAGACCCTTTTTAAAACACTTGCAACTGATTCTTAAAACGCATCAAGAGTTTTAG
- a CDS encoding flippase-like domain-containing protein encodes MTPKRLKLKKYLSTLIKTGFALGIIYWLVTQGKINFSALKEVLRPDLIFVAMALTGVNLFILSERWRVLLQTQNLHPKPFELYKLTLIGTFFNFAMPGGVGGDLVKAFYFYKDHPQSKALAISSVFVDRVLGLYTIVFMALAVMLFDLNHILNNEILTHLLSAFVIIFFAFTVGLVFLFSKNKIIMGLVLKVLHFLPLREKFLKLYHSGQLYGSETKILLKVFSLSLVGQVLAVFIMYFVGQFTVSGASIPLTTFFIVSPIGFMATAIPISPAGVGVGQAAFYFLYNAYLNTKTDFGPLIITINQILAFCYGLVGAFFYLQRKDPRQKINQLENEILTDNASSR; translated from the coding sequence ATGACGCCAAAAAGATTGAAACTAAAAAAATATCTTTCTACTTTAATTAAAACAGGATTTGCCTTGGGAATCATCTATTGGCTGGTGACCCAGGGGAAGATCAATTTTTCGGCTCTGAAAGAAGTTTTGCGTCCCGATTTAATTTTTGTCGCTATGGCTTTAACGGGGGTTAACCTGTTTATTCTGAGCGAACGTTGGCGGGTTCTTTTGCAGACACAAAATTTACATCCTAAACCCTTCGAACTTTATAAGCTGACATTGATTGGCACTTTTTTTAATTTTGCCATGCCCGGAGGCGTGGGTGGTGATTTAGTCAAGGCCTTCTATTTTTACAAGGACCACCCCCAATCCAAAGCCCTTGCCATATCTAGTGTTTTTGTCGACAGGGTTTTGGGATTATATACCATTGTCTTTATGGCTTTGGCCGTGATGCTATTTGATCTCAATCACATTTTAAATAATGAAATTCTCACTCATTTACTTTCTGCCTTTGTGATTATCTTTTTTGCATTTACAGTGGGTCTTGTTTTTCTTTTCTCCAAAAATAAAATCATCATGGGTTTGGTTTTAAAGGTTCTCCATTTTCTGCCCTTGCGAGAGAAGTTCCTAAAGCTTTATCATTCTGGTCAGCTGTATGGATCTGAAACAAAAATATTATTAAAAGTTTTTTCCTTGAGTCTTGTCGGCCAAGTCCTTGCCGTATTTATCATGTATTTTGTTGGGCAATTCACTGTTTCCGGTGCTTCCATCCCCCTCACGACCTTTTTCATAGTGAGCCCCATTGGTTTTATGGCAACGGCCATTCCCATTTCTCCTGCAGGTGTCGGAGTTGGACAGGCCGCATTTTATTTTTTGTATAATGCCTATTTAAACACAAAAACAGATTTTGGTCCTCTGATCATCACGATCAATCAAATACTTGCCTTTTGTTATGGTCTTGTTGGCGCTTTTTTTTATTTACAAAGAAAAGATCCTAGGCAAAAAATAAATCAATTAGAAAATGAAATTTTAACTGATAACGCGAGCTCGCGTTGA
- a CDS encoding TIGR03546 family protein — MTILLKQFINFIKLLNSDTGHNQLASGLACGFILGMAPFLSLQTAMVLLVVFIFRVQLGAAFLSAFFFKFVSYLLDPLSHIIGKWTLEQEGLRGFFVQMYNMPIIPLTRFNNSIVMGSLVLSVLLTPLLFFIFKSLIIKYRISVVEKFKKSKFWKAFAATSIYNLYNKYNQLYG; from the coding sequence ATGACAATTCTACTTAAGCAATTTATAAACTTTATTAAATTGTTAAACTCTGATACGGGCCATAATCAATTAGCTAGTGGGCTTGCTTGCGGTTTTATTTTAGGGATGGCCCCCTTTTTATCCTTACAAACAGCCATGGTTTTGTTAGTCGTCTTTATTTTTAGAGTCCAATTAGGGGCCGCCTTTTTAAGTGCTTTCTTTTTTAAGTTTGTCAGTTATTTATTAGATCCCTTAAGCCATATTATTGGCAAATGGACCTTAGAACAAGAAGGCCTTCGTGGTTTTTTTGTGCAAATGTACAACATGCCCATCATTCCTCTGACTCGATTTAATAACAGCATTGTGATGGGCTCTCTGGTTCTTTCAGTGCTTCTCACCCCCCTCTTATTTTTTATATTCAAAAGCTTAATTATTAAATACCGTATTTCTGTCGTTGAAAAATTTAAAAAGTCCAAATTTTGGAAAGCCTTTGCGGCGACTTCTATTTATAATTTGTACAACAAATACAACCAACTCTACGGATAA
- a CDS encoding TIGR03545 family protein gives MDKQEQNMDHPSSEKTAQPPNLKIKKSKGPIRFEAIIPFLCICFAIFLYFTLFFDFHLKKTLELIGYHATGAEVNIAKIETSFTKASLRITGVELTNPEKPTHNSLYIGEIRFSLLWDALLRAKFVIEETAVENVGFDQKRKFPGKIKPPEPEKESAIKKEAEKLKSEALEKAKTEYDDNVLGNIANLMGGGSQTEELDKLKSKIISKEKMKAFEESLKTKQKEWEERLKKLPKAAEFQVLGDKLKKVKTSGFTNLEELNQSVKEIQTILDEGNKKMGELTSAKSLLDKDLQSTDDGLKDIKSQIEKDIKDLEAHFKIPKIDAKSIATALFKRYTQPYFSKINHYKSLYSKYAPPNLLKKDKAEPEVQIQPHPREKGISYEFGRQNSYPLFWAKKTLITSHFNSQANSQSDSQNGEGEGFQIGNIKGQIDNITSNQALIGKPTVAVFEGDFPAQEITGLQARLTLDNTQKDSLINLEFKIKSYPVEAKELIQSPEVAIGFKKAVGSLTSHLKLVNYKNADLQLNNEFTHIDYSLSAPNKEVESILKNVFQEATSANLIASGKGLLPSFDLDIESNLGQKIQKAFEKEIQAKIEEAKRKIKLLVDSEIAKQKALIEAQVNAFKNQSEGEIKKLQTQADSQKKAAESKTDEAKKDFERRLESEKKKAENEVKKRFEGDAKKAAEELKKKLGF, from the coding sequence ATGGATAAACAGGAACAAAATATGGATCACCCATCTTCAGAAAAGACAGCTCAGCCGCCGAATTTAAAAATCAAAAAATCCAAGGGCCCCATCCGCTTTGAGGCGATTATCCCTTTTCTTTGTATTTGCTTTGCGATTTTTCTTTATTTTACTTTGTTTTTCGATTTCCATTTAAAAAAGACCCTGGAGCTTATTGGTTATCATGCGACGGGTGCCGAAGTAAATATTGCAAAAATTGAAACTAGTTTTACCAAGGCCTCTTTAAGGATCACAGGTGTCGAATTAACGAATCCAGAAAAACCCACTCATAATAGCCTGTATATAGGTGAAATTCGATTTTCTCTATTGTGGGATGCCTTGTTACGCGCCAAGTTTGTTATTGAAGAGACCGCTGTTGAAAATGTGGGATTTGATCAAAAACGAAAATTCCCTGGAAAAATAAAACCACCGGAGCCAGAGAAAGAAAGCGCCATTAAAAAAGAAGCTGAAAAACTCAAATCAGAAGCTCTGGAGAAAGCTAAAACGGAGTATGATGACAATGTTCTAGGCAATATAGCCAACCTCATGGGTGGAGGCTCTCAAACCGAAGAACTAGACAAACTTAAAAGTAAAATTATCTCTAAAGAAAAAATGAAAGCTTTTGAGGAAAGCTTAAAGACAAAGCAAAAAGAGTGGGAAGAAAGACTTAAAAAATTACCCAAGGCCGCAGAGTTTCAAGTCTTAGGGGACAAACTCAAAAAAGTAAAAACTTCTGGTTTTACCAATTTAGAAGAATTAAATCAGAGTGTTAAAGAAATCCAAACCATCTTAGATGAGGGTAATAAAAAAATGGGGGAGTTGACCTCAGCCAAATCTCTTTTGGATAAAGACTTACAGTCCACCGACGACGGCCTTAAGGATATCAAAAGCCAAATTGAAAAAGATATCAAAGATTTAGAAGCTCATTTTAAAATTCCTAAAATAGATGCTAAATCCATAGCTACAGCTCTTTTTAAGCGCTACACTCAACCTTATTTTTCAAAGATAAATCACTATAAATCTCTTTACTCTAAATACGCTCCTCCGAATTTATTAAAAAAAGACAAGGCCGAGCCAGAAGTTCAAATTCAACCTCATCCCAGAGAAAAAGGCATCTCCTATGAATTTGGTAGACAAAATTCCTACCCTTTATTTTGGGCCAAAAAAACCTTAATCACTTCGCATTTTAATTCACAAGCTAATTCGCAATCTGATTCGCAAAATGGCGAAGGTGAAGGTTTTCAGATCGGTAACATCAAAGGACAAATAGATAATATCACTTCTAATCAGGCCCTGATTGGCAAGCCCACTGTTGCTGTTTTTGAAGGGGATTTCCCAGCTCAAGAAATCACGGGGCTTCAGGCCCGCTTGACACTCGATAACACCCAAAAGGATTCACTTATTAACTTGGAATTTAAAATTAAAAGTTACCCCGTTGAAGCGAAGGAATTAATTCAATCCCCTGAGGTCGCTATTGGTTTTAAGAAAGCAGTCGGATCTTTGACCTCGCATCTTAAGCTAGTAAATTATAAAAATGCAGATTTACAATTAAACAACGAATTCACTCATATTGATTACTCCTTATCCGCGCCAAATAAAGAGGTGGAAAGCATTTTAAAAAATGTTTTTCAAGAAGCAACGAGCGCCAACCTTATCGCCTCAGGAAAAGGACTGCTACCCTCTTTTGATTTAGATATTGAATCTAATCTGGGGCAAAAAATTCAAAAAGCCTTTGAAAAAGAAATTCAAGCAAAAATCGAAGAAGCTAAAAGAAAAATCAAACTTTTAGTTGACTCTGAAATTGCAAAACAGAAAGCCCTCATCGAAGCTCAGGTCAATGCTTTTAAAAACCAGTCTGAAGGTGAAATTAAAAAACTTCAAACCCAAGCTGACTCACAAAAGAAAGCAGCTGAAAGCAAAACAGACGAGGCCAAAAAAGATTTTGAACGCCGGCTTGAATCTGAAAAGAAAAAAGCAGAAAATGAAGTGAAAAAAAGATTTGAAGGTGATGCTAAAAAAGCCGCCGAAGAATTAAAAAAGAAGTTAGGATTTTAA